The following are encoded together in the Meriones unguiculatus strain TT.TT164.6M chromosome 16, Bangor_MerUng_6.1, whole genome shotgun sequence genome:
- the Lrrc3 gene encoding leucine-rich repeat-containing protein 3 gives MGPRGRQSLSSPLAASQGSCFFILFCLRLGASCPQACQCPDHAGAVAVHCSSRGLQEIPRDIPADTVLLKLDANRISRIPNGAFQHLPQLRELDLSHNAIEAIGPAAFSGLAGALRLLDLSHNRIRRIPKDALGKLSAKIRLSHNPLHCECALQEALWELKLDPDSVDEIACHTSAQEQFVGKPLIQVLDSGASFCSTHRKTTDVAMLVTMFGWFTMVIAYVVYYVRHNQEDARRHLEYLKSLPSAPASKEPLSPVP, from the coding sequence ATGGGCCCTAGGGGCAGGCAGAGCCTGTCATCCCCACTGGCCGCCTCTCAGGGGTCTTGCTTCTTCATCCTCTTCTGCTTACGATTAGGTGCCTCCTGCCCACAGGCCTGCCAGTGCCCTGACCATGCCGGGGCCGTGGCTGTCCATTGCAGCTCAAGAGGCCTGCAGGAGATCCCCAGGGACATCCCGGCCGACACGGTGCTTCTGAAGCTGGACGCCAACAGGATCTCCCGAATCCCCAACGGAGCCTTCCAGCACCTGCCCCAGCTGAGGGAGCTGGACCTGTCCCATAATGCCATTGAGGCCATCGGGCCTGCAGCCTTCTCAGGTCTGGCCGGGGCCCTGAGGCTTCTGGACTTATCCCACAACCGCATCCGAAGAATTCCAAAGGACGCGCTGGGCAAGCTGAGCGCCAAGATCCGCCTGTCCCACAACCCGCTGCACTGTGAGTGTGCCCTGCAGGAGGCCCTGTGGGAGCTGAAGCTGGACCCTGACTCTGTGGATGAAATCGCTTGCCACACCTCGGCACAGGAGCAGTTCGTGGGCAAGCCGCTGATCCAGGTCCTGGACTCGGGTGCCAGCTTCTGCAGTACCCACCGGAAGACCACCGACGTGGCCATGCTGGTCACCATGTTCGGCTGGTTCACCATGGTGATTGCCTACGTCGTCTACTATGTGCGCCACAACCAGGAGGACGCCAGGCGACACCTGGAGTACCTGAAGTCCCTGCCTAGTGCCCCGGCCTCCAAGGAGCCTCTCAGCCCTGTGCCCTAG
- the Trpm2 gene encoding transient receptor potential cation channel subfamily M member 2 isoform X6 — protein MDQGPCTDDSSHEKCLGRDSWTLGYRVPTWEKALAPGSPPTVHSLLEDTQVHIVILSGFGHPAPNSWDVMFKHCVNFSMDQCSPNGTDPYKPKCPESDWTGKVPAFPEWLTVTLLCLYLLFTNILLLNLLIAMFNYTFQEVQEHTDQIWKFQRHDLIEEYHGRPPAPPPLILLSHLQLLIKRIVLKIPAKRHKQLKNKLEKNEEVALLTWEVYLKENYLQNQQFQHKQWPEQKIQDISEKVDTMVGLLDMDRVKRSGSMEQRLASLEEQVAQTARALHWIVTALKDSGFGSGAGVLTLAPQKAFDEPDAELSIRRKAEEPGDGYHVNARHLLYPDARIMRFPVPNEKVPWEAEFLIYDPPFYTAEKKDVALTDPVGDMAEPLSKISYNIVDGMTDRRSFHGAYVVQYGLPLNPMGRTGLRGRGSLSWFGPNHTLQPVVTRWKRNQGGAICRKSVRKMLEVLVMKLPHSEHWALPGGSREPGEMLPRKLKRVLRQEFWVAFETLLMQGTEVYKGYVDDPRNTDNAWIETVAVSIHFQGQNDVELKRLEENLHTHDPKESASVLGMSTEWQVVDRRIPLYANHKTILQKVASLFGAHF, from the exons ATG GATCAAGGCCCATGCACCGATGACAGTAGCCATGAGAAGTGCCTTGGGAGAGACAGCTGGACCCTGGGGTACAGGGTGCCAACTTGGGAGAAAGCTTTGGCTCCAGGCTCCCCTCCAACAGTCCACTCCCTGCTTGAGGATACCCAAGTACATATCGTCATCTTATCAGGCTTTGGACATCCAGCTCCTAACTCCTGGGATGTAATGTTTAAACACT GTGTAAATTTCAGCATGGACCAGTGCAGCCCCAATGGCACGGACCCCTACAAGCCCAAGTGTCCGGAGAGCGACTGGACAGGGAAAGTGCCTGCCTTCCCCGAGTGGCTCACAGTCACCCTGCTCTGCCTCTACCTGCTATTCACCAACATCCTGCTGCTTAACTTGCTCATCGCCATGTTCAA CTATACATTCCAGGAGGTACAGGAGCACACGGACCAGATCTGGAAGTTCCAGCGCCACGACCTGATTGAGGAGTACCACGGCCGGCCCCCGGCCCCTCCACCCCTCATCCTCCTCAGCCACCTGCAGCTCCTGATCAAGAGGATTGTCCTGAAGATCCCTGCCAAGCGGCACAAGCAGCTCA AGAACAAGCTGGAGAAGAACGAGGAGGTGGCCCTCCTGACCTGGGAGGTCTACCTGAAGGAGAACTACCTGCAGAACCAGCAGTTCCAGCACAAACAGTGGCCAGAGCAGAAGATCCAGGACATCAGTGAGAA AGTGGACACTATGGTGGGTCTGCTGGACATGGACCGTGTGAAGAGGTCAGGCTCCATGGAACAGAGGCTGGCCTCCTTGGAGGAACAG GTGGCTCAGACGGCCAGAGCTTTGCATTGGATCGTGACAGCCCTGAAGGACAGTGGCTTTGGCTCAGGGGCAGGCGTGCTGACCCTGG CACCCCAGAAGGCCTTCGATGAGCCGGATGCCGAGCTGAGTATCAGGAGGAAAGCAGAGGAGCCAGGAGATGGCTACCACGTGAACGCCCGGCATCTCCTCTACCCCGATGCCCGCATCATGCGCTTCCCCGTGCCTAATGAGAAGGTGCCCTGGGAG GCGGAGTTTCTGATCTATGACCCTCCATTTTACACCGCCGAGAAGAAGGACGTGGCTCTCACAGACCCTGTGGGAGA CATGGCAGAACCTCTGTCTAAGATCAGTTACAACATCGTGGATGGAATGACAGACCGTCGAAGCTTCCACGGAGCCTATGTGGTCCAGTACGGGCTCCCCTT GAACCCCATGGGCCGAACGGGGTTGCGTGGACGCGGGAGCCTCAGCTGGTTTGGGCCCAACCATACCCTGCAGCCGGTGGTTACTCG GTGGAAGAGGAACCAGGGTGGAGCCATCTGCCGGAAGAGTGTCAGGAAGATGCTGGAGGTGCTGGTGATGAAGCTGCCTCACTCAGAGCACTGGGCACTGCCAGGG GGCTCTCGGGAGCCAGGGGAGATGCTGCCCCGGAAGCTGAAACGGGTCCTCCGGCAAGAGTTCTGGGTGGCCTTTGAGACCTTGTTGATGCAGGGTACAGAG GTGTACAAAGGGTACGTGGATGACCCACGGAACACAGACAATGCTTGGATCGAGACGGTGGCTGTCAGCATCCATTTCCAGGGCCAGAATGATGTGGAGCTCAAGAGGCTAGAAGAG AACCTGCACACCCATGATCCAAAGGAGTCGGCCAGTGTCCTGGGGATGTCTACCGAGTGGCAGGTGGTGGATCGGCGCATCCCCCTCTATGCAAACCACAAGACCATCCTCCAGAAGGTGGCCTCGCTGTTTGGAGCTCACTTCTGA
- the Trpm2 gene encoding transient receptor potential cation channel subfamily M member 2 isoform X7, producing MFKHCVNFSMDQCSPNGTDPYKPKCPESDWTGKVPAFPEWLTVTLLCLYLLFTNILLLNLLIAMFNYTFQEVQEHTDQIWKFQRHDLIEEYHGRPPAPPPLILLSHLQLLIKRIVLKIPAKRHKQLKNKLEKNEEVALLTWEVYLKENYLQNQQFQHKQWPEQKIQDISEKVDTMVGLLDMDRVKRSGSMEQRLASLEEQVAQTARALHWIVTALKDSGFGSGAGVLTLAPQKAFDEPDAELSIRRKAEEPGDGYHVNARHLLYPDARIMRFPVPNEKVPWEAEFLIYDPPFYTAEKKDVALTDPVGDMAEPLSKISYNIVDGMTDRRSFHGAYVVQYGLPLNPMGRTGLRGRGSLSWFGPNHTLQPVVTRWKRNQGGAICRKSVRKMLEVLVMKLPHSEHWALPGGSREPGEMLPRKLKRVLRQEFWVAFETLLMQGTEVYKGYVDDPRNTDNAWIETVAVSIHFQGQNDVELKRLEENLHTHDPKESASVLGMSTEWQVVDRRIPLYANHKTILQKVASLFGAHF from the exons ATGTTTAAACACT GTGTAAATTTCAGCATGGACCAGTGCAGCCCCAATGGCACGGACCCCTACAAGCCCAAGTGTCCGGAGAGCGACTGGACAGGGAAAGTGCCTGCCTTCCCCGAGTGGCTCACAGTCACCCTGCTCTGCCTCTACCTGCTATTCACCAACATCCTGCTGCTTAACTTGCTCATCGCCATGTTCAA CTATACATTCCAGGAGGTACAGGAGCACACGGACCAGATCTGGAAGTTCCAGCGCCACGACCTGATTGAGGAGTACCACGGCCGGCCCCCGGCCCCTCCACCCCTCATCCTCCTCAGCCACCTGCAGCTCCTGATCAAGAGGATTGTCCTGAAGATCCCTGCCAAGCGGCACAAGCAGCTCA AGAACAAGCTGGAGAAGAACGAGGAGGTGGCCCTCCTGACCTGGGAGGTCTACCTGAAGGAGAACTACCTGCAGAACCAGCAGTTCCAGCACAAACAGTGGCCAGAGCAGAAGATCCAGGACATCAGTGAGAA AGTGGACACTATGGTGGGTCTGCTGGACATGGACCGTGTGAAGAGGTCAGGCTCCATGGAACAGAGGCTGGCCTCCTTGGAGGAACAG GTGGCTCAGACGGCCAGAGCTTTGCATTGGATCGTGACAGCCCTGAAGGACAGTGGCTTTGGCTCAGGGGCAGGCGTGCTGACCCTGG CACCCCAGAAGGCCTTCGATGAGCCGGATGCCGAGCTGAGTATCAGGAGGAAAGCAGAGGAGCCAGGAGATGGCTACCACGTGAACGCCCGGCATCTCCTCTACCCCGATGCCCGCATCATGCGCTTCCCCGTGCCTAATGAGAAGGTGCCCTGGGAG GCGGAGTTTCTGATCTATGACCCTCCATTTTACACCGCCGAGAAGAAGGACGTGGCTCTCACAGACCCTGTGGGAGA CATGGCAGAACCTCTGTCTAAGATCAGTTACAACATCGTGGATGGAATGACAGACCGTCGAAGCTTCCACGGAGCCTATGTGGTCCAGTACGGGCTCCCCTT GAACCCCATGGGCCGAACGGGGTTGCGTGGACGCGGGAGCCTCAGCTGGTTTGGGCCCAACCATACCCTGCAGCCGGTGGTTACTCG GTGGAAGAGGAACCAGGGTGGAGCCATCTGCCGGAAGAGTGTCAGGAAGATGCTGGAGGTGCTGGTGATGAAGCTGCCTCACTCAGAGCACTGGGCACTGCCAGGG GGCTCTCGGGAGCCAGGGGAGATGCTGCCCCGGAAGCTGAAACGGGTCCTCCGGCAAGAGTTCTGGGTGGCCTTTGAGACCTTGTTGATGCAGGGTACAGAG GTGTACAAAGGGTACGTGGATGACCCACGGAACACAGACAATGCTTGGATCGAGACGGTGGCTGTCAGCATCCATTTCCAGGGCCAGAATGATGTGGAGCTCAAGAGGCTAGAAGAG AACCTGCACACCCATGATCCAAAGGAGTCGGCCAGTGTCCTGGGGATGTCTACCGAGTGGCAGGTGGTGGATCGGCGCATCCCCCTCTATGCAAACCACAAGACCATCCTCCAGAAGGTGGCCTCGCTGTTTGGAGCTCACTTCTGA
- the Trpm2 gene encoding transient receptor potential cation channel subfamily M member 2 isoform X10, giving the protein MPQSHSKVDTMVGLLDMDRVKRSGSMEQRLASLEEQVAQTARALHWIVTALKDSGFGSGAGVLTLAPQKAFDEPDAELSIRRKAEEPGDGYHVNARHLLYPDARIMRFPVPNEKVPWEAEFLIYDPPFYTAEKKDVALTDPVGDMAEPLSKISYNIVDGMTDRRSFHGAYVVQYGLPLNPMGRTGLRGRGSLSWFGPNHTLQPVVTRWKRNQGGAICRKSVRKMLEVLVMKLPHSEHWALPGGSREPGEMLPRKLKRVLRQEFWVAFETLLMQGTEVYKGYVDDPRNTDNAWIETVAVSIHFQGQNDVELKRLEENLHTHDPKESASVLGMSTEWQVVDRRIPLYANHKTILQKVASLFGAHF; this is encoded by the exons ATGCCCCAAAGCCATTCAAA AGTGGACACTATGGTGGGTCTGCTGGACATGGACCGTGTGAAGAGGTCAGGCTCCATGGAACAGAGGCTGGCCTCCTTGGAGGAACAG GTGGCTCAGACGGCCAGAGCTTTGCATTGGATCGTGACAGCCCTGAAGGACAGTGGCTTTGGCTCAGGGGCAGGCGTGCTGACCCTGG CACCCCAGAAGGCCTTCGATGAGCCGGATGCCGAGCTGAGTATCAGGAGGAAAGCAGAGGAGCCAGGAGATGGCTACCACGTGAACGCCCGGCATCTCCTCTACCCCGATGCCCGCATCATGCGCTTCCCCGTGCCTAATGAGAAGGTGCCCTGGGAG GCGGAGTTTCTGATCTATGACCCTCCATTTTACACCGCCGAGAAGAAGGACGTGGCTCTCACAGACCCTGTGGGAGA CATGGCAGAACCTCTGTCTAAGATCAGTTACAACATCGTGGATGGAATGACAGACCGTCGAAGCTTCCACGGAGCCTATGTGGTCCAGTACGGGCTCCCCTT GAACCCCATGGGCCGAACGGGGTTGCGTGGACGCGGGAGCCTCAGCTGGTTTGGGCCCAACCATACCCTGCAGCCGGTGGTTACTCG GTGGAAGAGGAACCAGGGTGGAGCCATCTGCCGGAAGAGTGTCAGGAAGATGCTGGAGGTGCTGGTGATGAAGCTGCCTCACTCAGAGCACTGGGCACTGCCAGGG GGCTCTCGGGAGCCAGGGGAGATGCTGCCCCGGAAGCTGAAACGGGTCCTCCGGCAAGAGTTCTGGGTGGCCTTTGAGACCTTGTTGATGCAGGGTACAGAG GTGTACAAAGGGTACGTGGATGACCCACGGAACACAGACAATGCTTGGATCGAGACGGTGGCTGTCAGCATCCATTTCCAGGGCCAGAATGATGTGGAGCTCAAGAGGCTAGAAGAG AACCTGCACACCCATGATCCAAAGGAGTCGGCCAGTGTCCTGGGGATGTCTACCGAGTGGCAGGTGGTGGATCGGCGCATCCCCCTCTATGCAAACCACAAGACCATCCTCCAGAAGGTGGCCTCGCTGTTTGGAGCTCACTTCTGA
- the Trpm2 gene encoding transient receptor potential cation channel subfamily M member 2 isoform X8, whose protein sequence is MDQCSPNGTDPYKPKCPESDWTGKVPAFPEWLTVTLLCLYLLFTNILLLNLLIAMFNYTFQEVQEHTDQIWKFQRHDLIEEYHGRPPAPPPLILLSHLQLLIKRIVLKIPAKRHKQLKNKLEKNEEVALLTWEVYLKENYLQNQQFQHKQWPEQKIQDISEKVDTMVGLLDMDRVKRSGSMEQRLASLEEQVAQTARALHWIVTALKDSGFGSGAGVLTLAPQKAFDEPDAELSIRRKAEEPGDGYHVNARHLLYPDARIMRFPVPNEKVPWEAEFLIYDPPFYTAEKKDVALTDPVGDMAEPLSKISYNIVDGMTDRRSFHGAYVVQYGLPLNPMGRTGLRGRGSLSWFGPNHTLQPVVTRWKRNQGGAICRKSVRKMLEVLVMKLPHSEHWALPGGSREPGEMLPRKLKRVLRQEFWVAFETLLMQGTEVYKGYVDDPRNTDNAWIETVAVSIHFQGQNDVELKRLEENLHTHDPKESASVLGMSTEWQVVDRRIPLYANHKTILQKVASLFGAHF, encoded by the exons ATGGACCAGTGCAGCCCCAATGGCACGGACCCCTACAAGCCCAAGTGTCCGGAGAGCGACTGGACAGGGAAAGTGCCTGCCTTCCCCGAGTGGCTCACAGTCACCCTGCTCTGCCTCTACCTGCTATTCACCAACATCCTGCTGCTTAACTTGCTCATCGCCATGTTCAA CTATACATTCCAGGAGGTACAGGAGCACACGGACCAGATCTGGAAGTTCCAGCGCCACGACCTGATTGAGGAGTACCACGGCCGGCCCCCGGCCCCTCCACCCCTCATCCTCCTCAGCCACCTGCAGCTCCTGATCAAGAGGATTGTCCTGAAGATCCCTGCCAAGCGGCACAAGCAGCTCA AGAACAAGCTGGAGAAGAACGAGGAGGTGGCCCTCCTGACCTGGGAGGTCTACCTGAAGGAGAACTACCTGCAGAACCAGCAGTTCCAGCACAAACAGTGGCCAGAGCAGAAGATCCAGGACATCAGTGAGAA AGTGGACACTATGGTGGGTCTGCTGGACATGGACCGTGTGAAGAGGTCAGGCTCCATGGAACAGAGGCTGGCCTCCTTGGAGGAACAG GTGGCTCAGACGGCCAGAGCTTTGCATTGGATCGTGACAGCCCTGAAGGACAGTGGCTTTGGCTCAGGGGCAGGCGTGCTGACCCTGG CACCCCAGAAGGCCTTCGATGAGCCGGATGCCGAGCTGAGTATCAGGAGGAAAGCAGAGGAGCCAGGAGATGGCTACCACGTGAACGCCCGGCATCTCCTCTACCCCGATGCCCGCATCATGCGCTTCCCCGTGCCTAATGAGAAGGTGCCCTGGGAG GCGGAGTTTCTGATCTATGACCCTCCATTTTACACCGCCGAGAAGAAGGACGTGGCTCTCACAGACCCTGTGGGAGA CATGGCAGAACCTCTGTCTAAGATCAGTTACAACATCGTGGATGGAATGACAGACCGTCGAAGCTTCCACGGAGCCTATGTGGTCCAGTACGGGCTCCCCTT GAACCCCATGGGCCGAACGGGGTTGCGTGGACGCGGGAGCCTCAGCTGGTTTGGGCCCAACCATACCCTGCAGCCGGTGGTTACTCG GTGGAAGAGGAACCAGGGTGGAGCCATCTGCCGGAAGAGTGTCAGGAAGATGCTGGAGGTGCTGGTGATGAAGCTGCCTCACTCAGAGCACTGGGCACTGCCAGGG GGCTCTCGGGAGCCAGGGGAGATGCTGCCCCGGAAGCTGAAACGGGTCCTCCGGCAAGAGTTCTGGGTGGCCTTTGAGACCTTGTTGATGCAGGGTACAGAG GTGTACAAAGGGTACGTGGATGACCCACGGAACACAGACAATGCTTGGATCGAGACGGTGGCTGTCAGCATCCATTTCCAGGGCCAGAATGATGTGGAGCTCAAGAGGCTAGAAGAG AACCTGCACACCCATGATCCAAAGGAGTCGGCCAGTGTCCTGGGGATGTCTACCGAGTGGCAGGTGGTGGATCGGCGCATCCCCCTCTATGCAAACCACAAGACCATCCTCCAGAAGGTGGCCTCGCTGTTTGGAGCTCACTTCTGA
- the Trpm2 gene encoding transient receptor potential cation channel subfamily M member 2 isoform X9, giving the protein MDPLSPCPRRRLRKDLMSSFQPGAWKKLGFSSYFLRVDTMVGLLDMDRVKRSGSMEQRLASLEEQVAQTARALHWIVTALKDSGFGSGAGVLTLAPQKAFDEPDAELSIRRKAEEPGDGYHVNARHLLYPDARIMRFPVPNEKVPWEAEFLIYDPPFYTAEKKDVALTDPVGDMAEPLSKISYNIVDGMTDRRSFHGAYVVQYGLPLNPMGRTGLRGRGSLSWFGPNHTLQPVVTRWKRNQGGAICRKSVRKMLEVLVMKLPHSEHWALPGGSREPGEMLPRKLKRVLRQEFWVAFETLLMQGTEVYKGYVDDPRNTDNAWIETVAVSIHFQGQNDVELKRLEENLHTHDPKESASVLGMSTEWQVVDRRIPLYANHKTILQKVASLFGAHF; this is encoded by the exons ATGGACCCACTCAGCCCTTGTCCCAGAAGGAGGCTCAGAAAGGATCTGATGTCTAGTTTCCAGCCTGGGGCCTGGAAGAAGTTGGGCTTCTCCAGTTACTTCCTGAG AGTGGACACTATGGTGGGTCTGCTGGACATGGACCGTGTGAAGAGGTCAGGCTCCATGGAACAGAGGCTGGCCTCCTTGGAGGAACAG GTGGCTCAGACGGCCAGAGCTTTGCATTGGATCGTGACAGCCCTGAAGGACAGTGGCTTTGGCTCAGGGGCAGGCGTGCTGACCCTGG CACCCCAGAAGGCCTTCGATGAGCCGGATGCCGAGCTGAGTATCAGGAGGAAAGCAGAGGAGCCAGGAGATGGCTACCACGTGAACGCCCGGCATCTCCTCTACCCCGATGCCCGCATCATGCGCTTCCCCGTGCCTAATGAGAAGGTGCCCTGGGAG GCGGAGTTTCTGATCTATGACCCTCCATTTTACACCGCCGAGAAGAAGGACGTGGCTCTCACAGACCCTGTGGGAGA CATGGCAGAACCTCTGTCTAAGATCAGTTACAACATCGTGGATGGAATGACAGACCGTCGAAGCTTCCACGGAGCCTATGTGGTCCAGTACGGGCTCCCCTT GAACCCCATGGGCCGAACGGGGTTGCGTGGACGCGGGAGCCTCAGCTGGTTTGGGCCCAACCATACCCTGCAGCCGGTGGTTACTCG GTGGAAGAGGAACCAGGGTGGAGCCATCTGCCGGAAGAGTGTCAGGAAGATGCTGGAGGTGCTGGTGATGAAGCTGCCTCACTCAGAGCACTGGGCACTGCCAGGG GGCTCTCGGGAGCCAGGGGAGATGCTGCCCCGGAAGCTGAAACGGGTCCTCCGGCAAGAGTTCTGGGTGGCCTTTGAGACCTTGTTGATGCAGGGTACAGAG GTGTACAAAGGGTACGTGGATGACCCACGGAACACAGACAATGCTTGGATCGAGACGGTGGCTGTCAGCATCCATTTCCAGGGCCAGAATGATGTGGAGCTCAAGAGGCTAGAAGAG AACCTGCACACCCATGATCCAAAGGAGTCGGCCAGTGTCCTGGGGATGTCTACCGAGTGGCAGGTGGTGGATCGGCGCATCCCCCTCTATGCAAACCACAAGACCATCCTCCAGAAGGTGGCCTCGCTGTTTGGAGCTCACTTCTGA